The region atggattgcATCCGGAAATTAAGAAAGCTGCGGGATATCAAAAGATTCGCGTCTTTGTGGATCTGATTGATAGTTGTAAAATCTTTGAAGAGGACAACAATGCACACTATAAGATCTTGTCTGAGAAGAGAGGAAGAGGCCATCACAGCCGTGGTAAGCCATATGAAACTCCGGTTGGAAAAGGGAAACAGAAAGTGATTCCGGGTCGAAGAACAAGTGGGGGAGATGCTCCTGCTAATGTTATCTGTTTcaagtgtggaaagccgggtcacaAGAGTAATGTGTGTAGGCTTGGTGAAACGAGATGTTTCCGTTGTGGTATGCCGGGACATGTGGCTCGTGATTGTAAGCAGAAGGATGTTGTTTGCTTTAACTGTGGAGAGTCAGGCTGTAATTGCGGACTTGCCGGTGGTGTGCAATTTCCTAAAGTTTTTCCCGATGAGATTCCTAGTGCACCGCCAGAAAGAGAAGTTGAGTTCACTATTGACCTTGTACCGTGTACTAGACCCATCTCTATGGTGCCGTATAGGATGTCAACATCAGAGTTGGCTGAACTGAAGAGTCAGCTAGAGGATTTGCTTGAAAGGAAGTTTGTGAGACCTAGTGTATCACCTTGGGGAGCTCCAGTTTTGCTGGTGAAAAAAAAAAGACGGAAGCATGCGactttgtattgattatagacaattgaataagGTGACGATTAAGAATAGGTATCCACTCCCAAGGATCGATGACTTGATGGATCGTTTAGTGGGTGCTCGTATTTTCAGTAAGATTGATCTAAGGTCGGGCTACCATCAAATTAAGGTGAGAGATGAGGACATTTAGAAAATTACTTTCAGGACTCGTTATGGACACTACGAGTACACGGTGATGCCTTTCGGCGTTACTAATGCGCCGGGTGtattcatggagtacatgaatcgtattttccatcCTTATTTGGATCAATTTGTGGTGGTGTTCATAGACGACATTTTGGTTTATTCTAAGTCGGAGGAAGAGCATGTGGAACATTTGCGTATTGTTTTGCAAGTGTTGAAAGAGAAGAGATTGTATGCTAAGTTGTctaagtgtgagttttggttgagagaaGTTAGCTTTCTTGGTCATGTTGTTTTCGATGACGGAATTGCGGTTGATCCATCGAAGATTGATGCGGTGTTGCAATGGGAAGCTCCTACGTTAGTTACCGAGATAAGACGTTTCTAGGCTTGGCAGGTTACTATAGGAGGTTTATAGAAGGCTTTTCTAAGTTGGCACTTCCTTTGACTAAGTTAACTTGTAAGGGTGTTGCTTTTGTGTGGGATGTCCTATGCGAAGAAAGTTTCCTTGAGTTGAAGAAAAGGTTGACAACGGCTCCAATTTTGATTTTGCCAAATCCCGACGAACCGTTTGTGGTTTATTGCGATGCTTCGAAGATGGGATTAGGAGATGGATGGAATTGCtaaaggattatgactttgggttgaacTACCATCCAGGAAAAGCGAATGTGGTGGCCGATGCTCTAAGTAGGAAGACTTTGCATATGTCGACCTTGATGATGAAAGAGTTGGAGTTGATTGAGAAATTCCGAGATATGAGCTTAGTGATCGAGGTGACACCAAGAAGTGTGATTTTAGGTATGTTAAGGATTAACAATGATTTTCTTGATAGCATTAGAGAGGCTCAGAAGTTGGATATGAAACTTGTTGATGTGATCATTGGACTCGGACAATCTGAGAATGAGGATTTCAAATTGGATGCACAAGGTGTGTTGAGGTTTCATGATAGGATTTGTGTTCCCGATAATGTGGATTTAAAAAGGATGATCTTGGAAGAAAGCCATATGAGTAATTTGAGTATTCATCCCGGAGCGACTAAGATGTACCaagatttgaaaagattattttggtggTCGGGAATGAAGCGTGAAGTAGCTCAGTTCGTGTATGCGTGCTTGACTTGCCAGAAATCAAAGGTGGAGCATCAGAAGCCTGCggggttgatgcaaccgttataaattcctgagtggaagtgggatagcatttccatggacTTTGTGACGGGTTTACCGAATACATCTAGAGGATGTGAtgctatttgggtgattgttgataggcTTACGAAGTCGGCTCACTTTATTCCTATTAACATAAGTTATCTGGTGTCGAAGTTGGCGGAGATTTATACCAATGTTATTGTGAAGCTGCTTGGTGTTCCTCTTtgtattgtttcggatagagatccgaggttcacttcaGAATTTTGGAAGAGTTTGCAAGAAGCTTTAGGTTccaagttgaggttgagttcggcgTATCATCCTCAGACggatggtcaaacggagaggactatccaatccttggaagATTTGTTAAGGGCGTGTattcttgaacaaggaggttcaTGGGATACTCACCTTCCGTTGGTAGAGTTTACTTACAACAATAGTTACCATTCaagtattggaatggcaccttttgaagctttgtatgggcGGAGGTGTAGGACTCCGTTGTGTTGGCATGAATCTGGTGAAAGTGTGGTACTTGGACCCGAGATTGTTCGAGAAACTACCAAGACGGTTAAGATGATTCGGGATAAGATGAAGATTTCTCAAAATAGgcaaaagagttatcatgataagaggagaaaggatTTGGAATTTCAAGAGGGTGATCATGTGTTTCTAAGAGTCACACCTACGACCGGTGTTGGACGAGCATTGAAAGCTAAGAAGTTGACTCCTCGTTTCATTGGACTATATCAAATTACGAGTAGAGTGGGAAAAGTTGCTTGTAGAGTGGCGTTACCGCCAAACCTCTCGAATTTGCATGAcgtgttccatgtgtctcaacTTAGGAAGTATATTCCGGATCCGTCTCATGTGATTCAAATGGATGATATTCAAGTGCGCGATAACCTTACGGTTGAGACGATGCCTTTGAGGATCGAAGGTCGTGAGATGAAGTCCCTACTAGGAAAGGAAATTGAATTGGTGAAGGTTGTTTGGATTGGTGCAGTCGGAGAAAGCACGACATGGGAATTGGAGAACAGGATGCGCGACTCCTACCCCGAGTTATTCGAATGAGGTAATTCTCGAGGACGAAAATatttaagtgggggagagttgtaacgccccgatttttattaagtgttattattattatttttgtaatgtttgatttataattatttcggtaaaatattttattgtgtgttaatttattattagagtttaattatgagaattgtggtataatagctattgggcctagtggtgtatatagtaattaagggaggtgtaacaattaagcccattagttagtttttatttaattaaaacaaggaatagaaatagaatagaaatagaaagaagtagagagaaggaggagaaaagagcagaaaagagagaaaagttagggtttggaggaggaagaggaaattggagaagaagggcatcatcttgatcaacccaagcttgctagaacactatagagtaactcaatcatcatctctaaggtaagggtgtgagttatcatttcctataattatgaaaatgatgggtTTTATGTGGGTAATGGTTGTTAGAGGGTATTGTTGGATTTTGATGTTGTGATTGGATTCCTTGctttgaaaatgttgtttgtgttcttgatgtaGTGTTGATTGTTTGTGATTATTGAACATGTATCAATTCTTTTCAAAATGTTAGGGTTAGGTTTAGAAGAATGATAAATAacattgtgtgttgtgttgttgttgatggtttgGGGTTGATGTATGTTGTGAAAAATATGCTATTCTGTTGATGAATCAAAGTATGAGTAATTTCACAAATTGTGAATTTAGGAAGTGTTGG is a window of Lathyrus oleraceus cultivar Zhongwan6 chromosome 6, CAAS_Psat_ZW6_1.0, whole genome shotgun sequence DNA encoding:
- the LOC127094120 gene encoding uncharacterized protein LOC127094120 — encoded protein: MAERNVGRNDEALAAAMQEMAQAFQNPPNADENVGSRSLATFQRENPPTFLGRYDPEGALAWLKEIERIFRVMDCTLVQKIRYGTHKLSGEADDWWVDTRLRLETAGEEITWEVFRREFLRKYYPEDVRGKKEIEFLELKQGNLSVTEYAAKFTELAKFYPHYDGANAEFSKCVKFENGLHPEIKKAAGYQKIRVFVDLIDSCKIFEEDNNAHYKILSEKRGRGHHSRGKPYETPVGKGKQKVIPGRRTSGGDAPANVICFKCGKPGHKSNVCRLGETRCFRCGMPGHVARDCKQKDVVCFNCGESGCNCGLAGGVQFPKVFPDEIPSAPPEREVEFTIDLVPCTRPISMVPYRMSTSELAELKSQLEDLLERKFVRPSVSPWGAPVLLVKKKRRKHATLY